ATGCTCTTGCTGTCTGCGGCGAGCCGCTTGGATTCGGAATCGCAAGCGGGCTGGAGATCTTCTTTCGCGGAGAATCCGGCGAAATCGAACGCTCGCCGCGCCAGGCCTTTCGGAAACTTGCACGCGCCGGCGCCATTACAGGCAGCACGATTGTGTTCGATACCAGCCTGACTACGCTCCAGGACGTGTTCGATGGTCGGTTCGAAGGGCCGGCGCAGGCCTCCTGGCACAGCGTCGTCTTTAAACTACCCGCGGAAGCCTCCTGACAGGTTGCCGCTGTGTTATTGATCATCACCCTGTGTCTATGTTAACCCTCTCGCTTACACGAATGTACGTTTACCGCACCCTTCTCGCGCTCGTCCTCCTCGCTGCCAGCGCCGGCCCGTCGTTTGCACAGTCCTATATCAGCCAGGAAGCGCTCGCCACTATCCTGAACAACCAGCACGGAGTTTTGGAAGAGGCGCCGGAAGTCTATTACAACTACTTCACGCTCTATAACAGCCGCGACAACAACGTCATGGCCCGGAATACCTTCTTCAAGGTGCTGGGCGATGGCGACCTCGATGTGGGCAAAGAGCGCAGCAAGCTGATCGAATTGCTTAACCGCAAGTTGGTCGCCAACCTGTCGATCGGCGATACCCTGATCGTCCCGACGGCCTACGACCTAGACTTCCGCGCGTATTCGCCCTTTCCGCTATTCTACCCCGGGGCGCAGGAATTCGATAAACTTTTTATCATCGAAAAGACCATCCAGGCCTTTGCCGCCTACGATCACGGCAAGCTCATGCGTTGGGGCATCGTGAATACAGGCTCGGAGGAGTCTCGGACACCCAATGGCCGGTATAACTTCAACTGGAAAAGCGAGTACCGCATCTCCTCCCTGAGCCCGCCCGGCGAGGACTGGGAGATGTACTGGGTGTTCAACTTCCACGAAGCACGCGGCATCCACATCCACCAGTACCCGATGCCGTCCGGTGGCCCCACCAGCCACGGATGTGTCCGGCTCGTGGATGCCGATGCGGAGTGGATGTATAACTGGGGAGAAGGCTGGCAGACCGGCAGGGGACCCGGCTTCAGTACCGGGCAGCGAAATGTCATCAAGCCAGGGACGACGGTGCTGGTCATCGGGGAGGATCCTCCCGTCCATCCCGAGCCGTTCGCCTATGAGAAACGGTTTCCGGTGCTCAAGCGCCTGATGCTGCCGGCGCATCCCTTCGATATTCCTCCGGGCACGAATCAGCAGGAGTACTTCGACCGCGTCCGCCTCGCCAGCCTGGATCAGTGAATGCGCAGGGGAATTCGATCCGCCCGAGCGCGCTTCTGATGCGGGTCCCAGGAGAAGTAGATCAGCACCGCCTTGCCGACGACATGGTCGTCCGGCACAAATCCCCACGTCCGGCTATCGAGTGAGCTGTCGCGGTTGTCTCCCATGACAAAGTAGTAGTCTTGCTCGACTACATACGTGGCGGCCGGGCGGCCATCGATCTCGAACTGGTTCTCCCCCAACCGATGCGCATCATGGCCTTCGTACCGAGTGATGATCGCCTCGTAGACAGCCCAGTTCTCATCGGACAATACGACGGTATCGCCGGCCGCGGGGATCGGCAGCGGGCCGTAATTGTCGGGCGAAAAGGTGTGGCCACTCGGGAACGTGCGGGCGGCATGACCTCCGGAACGCACGAGGGCTTTCACCTCTCCCACCTCAGGCCACTCGGCCACCTGGCGGGCGACATCGACCGTCGCCTCGAAGTCGACCGGATCGTCGCGGCGCTGCGGTAGGGTGATTTGGACGACGCCGGCCTCGGTGAGCCGTTCGATCTGCAACACTTCACCAGCCGCCGGAAAAGCGCGCCAGCGCTGCTTCATCGCGTCCGTCATGGGCAGCGCCGTCTGGCCGGCGTAGGGAATCTTGTCGATGATCGATAAGGTATCGCCAGGCAGCCCTATGACGCGCTTGATATAATGCGTCTTGCGATCGAGCGGGGCGGACTCCGTTGGGACGTTAAACACGATGACATCACCGCGCCGCACACCCGTAAAACCGGGGATGCGCAGATAGGGCAACTCTAGGCGCTCCAGAAACAATCGGGTAAAGGGGAGACCCAGCGTCACGGGTAACCGCGCGCCATAGTGCAGTTTGGAGACCAGGACGAAGTCGCCCACCTGAAGGGTGTTCTCCATCGACTCCGAGGGGATCCGAAAGGCCTCGAACAACAGGGCGCGGATGAGCAAGGCGGCAATGAGGGCGAGGGCGACGGCCCCAACCCACTCCCACAGGATGTTGCGTCGTTCGCGCCAGGTAGCCGTATGCGCCTCCTCGATGGGAGGGTTGGCATAGGCGCCGGCAAGCGGCGCGACGGAGGTTGGATCCTGCCTGTCCAAAGCGAGCGGTTGCGCGGTCAGTGGATAATCTTGAAGAACCGCCGGAAACGCGGCAGGAAGGCGTTGGCATCCCACGAGTAATAGACGAGCAGTGCCTTCCCTACCACGTGATCCATTGGCACGAAGCCCCAGAAACGGCTGTCTTCCGAGTTGTCGCGATTATCGCCCATCACGAAGTAGTAGTTCTGCGCGAACGTATACGTGGTTGCCGGCTGCCCGTCGATCACGAACGTTCCTTCCGGCGTCACCCGAACGGCGTGGTGTTCATAGCGGCGGATCACGGGTTCATAGACTGGCCAGCTTTCAGGTGTCAGCTCCACCGTCATCCCGGCGCCAGGAATGGTTAGCGCGCCGAACTGGTCCGGCGTATATCCGCGGCCCGGGGGATACATGACGCCGCTGTAGCCGGCGTTGAGGGGGGCCAGATAAGGCTCCACGCGGTCGATATAAGGCCACGTGCGAATCTGGTCGATAGCTTGCTCCGTCGCCACGACGCGGACGAGTTGCGGGTCGATCGTGGCGGAAACGGTATCCACGCCGATGGCGCTCAGGCGAGAGGCCGAAAGATGCACCCGAGGGTCGGTTTTGTAGACATTCCACAGCCGTTGCATCCCCTCGGCGAATGCCTGGGCTTCCCCATCAATATACACGATCTTATCCCGTACCTCGATCGACTCCCCCGGCAGGCCGATCACCCGCTTGATGTAGTGCGTTTTCCGGTCGATGGGTTTATCCTCGACGGGATAGTTAAATACGACGGCGTCGCCGCGTTTTACCTCCGTAAATCCCGGAAACCGAAAGTCGGGGAATTCGACGCCCGGCATGTAGATCTGCGTAAAGGGAACGCCGAGTGTGAGCGGCGTCCGGGTGCCGTAGTGGAGTTTGGATACAAAGAGGTAATCCCCCACCAGCAGGCTTTTCTCCATCGACGGGGTCGGGATCCGGAAGAGGTCGAAGATAAACGTCCGGACGATCAACATGACAATAACGGCAAACAGTAGGGCCTCGCCCCACTCCCGGAGTTTGCCTTTCTGGGCCGGCCTGCCCGAGCCCTCGGCGTCCCGGCCGGTTTCGGCGGCGCTCCGCCCTTTATCACGTGTTTTCTGCCGATCTCGGCGGCGCTTGTCTTGCGACATGGAGGAAGTCTTCAAACTACCAGCGATTGCGGTTCGACCTGGGAAAGCCGGCGGGTGCGTGGATCAACCGCCTACTCGTCGGACCGGGTGAGTGCTTGAGGCCGGGGACGTCCAAGCGCCAGGTTGGGCGGCTTTGTCCGCTCGAGAAAATAGCGTTCTCCATCGTACCCCGCATAATACCAGCTTGATTCAATGGGATTGTAATAATAATCGACGTACGGCGCCCTCCGATCCGAGCGCAGGAACTCCTCCATGAACGACTCGCGGATGCGTAATAGTATATCGCGGTAGCGGTAATCGGAGGATACGACGAGTCCGCGTTCGAGGGGGCCGTTGACATCCATCAGGAGCAGGGGGATCGAATCGTTGAGCACGAACCAGTACTCGAACTGGATATACCGATCGCGCGCGTCTCGGGTGTCGGGGGCGCTGAAAACTTCGGTGATGGTCTGGGTGGGTGGGCCGAAGTACCCTTCGAGCCGCGCACGGAGGTCGCGGGTCAGGGTGGTGTCGATCGGGAGCAGCGATTCGGTGCCGAGATACGCCCAGAGGGTGCCGGCGTGGTGTTTCTCAAACCACTTCCGTTCAACGCGACGGATGAGGCGCCACGCGTCGATGGCGAAGGGTTCGGCAGGCGAGGTTATGCGAGCGCTGCCGCTCATCGCCACGATCCACTGCAGGAGCGTGTCCGATCTTGATGGCACGTGGAGCGGTTCGGCCGGCGCGGCGCGCATGCCGCTCGCCTCCAGATGCGCTTCGGCCTGAACGGAGAAGCGCGCCATCCGGTACATCTCGGCAAGTTCCTGCCCTCGCGCGGGGCCGGCCAGGATGGCGAAGGTGACGAGAAGGAAAAACACACGCATGGTCCTGCTGAACGATCCGGATGGCGATGAGGGTAGGTACGATACGAACGAATCGCCCGGTGCGTTTCCGGCGTCAGTCCTCGATCGCCAGCACGGCGAGGAAGGCTTCCTGAGGCACATCCACGCGGCCCACCTGTTTCATGCGTTTCTTGCCCTCCTTCTGCTTTTCGAGCAGCTTGCGCTTCCGGGAAATGTCGCCGCCGTAACACTTTGCGGTCACGTCTTTGCGCATCGCCTTCACGGTTTCGCGGGCAATAATGCGCGAGCCGATGCCGGCCTGGATGGCGACCTCGAACATCTGGCGAGGAATCAGCTCACGCAGCTTTTTGGTCAGCTTGCGGCCAATCTCGTACGCCTTGTCGCGATGGACGATCGTGGAAAGGGTATCGACCGGATCGCCGTTGATCATAACGTCCAGCTTGACGAGTTCGCTCTGCCGGTAGTCGAGCACTTCATAATCAAACGAGGCATAGCCTCGCGTGATGCTCTTCAACTTGTCGTAAAAATCGAAGATGATCTCAGCCAGCGGCAATTCATAGTGGAGGTCGACCCGCTCCGTGTCCAGATACTGGGTATTGATATAGATGCCCCGACGATCCTGGCACAACTGCATCAGGCCCCCGATGTACTCAATCGGTGTGATGATCTGAGCCTTGACATAGGGCTCGCGAAGTTCGATGAATGTGCTCGGCGCCGGCAGGTCGCTCGGGTTGTCGATCACGAGAATCGACTTGTCGAGCATCTCCGCCTCGTATTTGACGTTCGGGACCGTCGTGATAATGTCCAGCCCGAACTCCCGGTCCAGCCGCTCCTGGATGATTTCCATGTGCAGCAGCCCGAGGAAGCCGACCCGGAAGCCAAATCCCAGCGCCGACGAGCTTTCGGGTTCGTAGGTGAGCGACGCGTCGTTGAGCTGGAGCTTCTCGAGAGAAGAACGGAGGTCTTCGAATTTTTCGGACTCCGTCGGGTACAACCCGCTGAACACCATCGGCTTCGACTCCATGAAGCCCTTGATGGGCACTTCGGCCGGGTTCCGGGCGGACGTGATCGTGTCGCCGACACGCGTATCGCGGACGTCCTTCACCGACCCGATCACATACCCCACCTCGCCGGCGCGCAGCTGCTCGGTCGGCTCCATGTTCAACCGCAGGATGCCGATCTCTTCCGCGTCGTACTCCTTGTAGTTGGACATGAACCGCATCCGCTCGCGCTTCGTCAGCGTGCCTTCGAACACGCGCACGTATACGACCGCGCCGCGGTACTGGTTGAACACGGAGTCGAAGATCAGCGCCCGCAGTTGTCCGTTGGGGTCACCCTTCGGGGGCGGCACTCGGCGGACGATGGCCTCGAGGACGGCGGCCACGCCCACGCCCGTCTTGGCGCTGATGGAGAGGATTTCCTCCGCCGGCTCGCCGATCAGCTGTTCGATGGTCTGGGCGATGAGTTCCGGGCGCGCGCTGGGGAGATCGACTTTGTTCATCACCGGGATGATCTCCAGGCCCGCCTCGAGCGCGAGGTACATGTTCGAAATCGTCTGCGCCTCGATGCCCTGCGCCGCGTCCACGACCAGGATGGCGCCTTCACACGCCTTCAGCGCACGCGAGACCTCGTAGGTGAAGTCCACGTGCCCGGGAGTGTCGATCAGATTGAGGATGTACTCGTGCCCATCGTCGGCCTGGTACTTCATCCGGATCGCGTGGCTCTTGATCGTGATGCCACGCTCCCGTTCGAGATCCATGCTGTCGAGTACCTGGTTCTGTAGCTCGCGCGAGCTCAGGGTACCCGTAAGTTCGAGCAGGCGATCGGCGAGGGTGCTTTTCCCGTGATCGATGTGCGCGATGATGCAAAAATTGCGGATCCTATCTTGATACCCGGTCATTCCAGAACATCTCAAAAAAACTGCTGCAGGCGGATGCTTCCCGACGCGAGCCGTCGGGCAGGAGCATCGAGAGGGTCAAACAATGTTCATTCCTGTGATGATCCCTCCGGGCGAGCGGCCTTCTCGGGGGCCGCGAGGTCCGCGCCCTCGGAGGCGCCTGCTTCGGTAACGTCGGCGTCTTCGACGTCCGACTTTTGCTGTTCACGCATCAGTTCCTCCTGGAAGGCGCCCTGAAAAAACAGGATGCCGACCACCCCAAGCACGATGGCCATGTCGGCTACGTTCCAGATGGGGAACAGCGCCGTATATTTGCCGCCAACCAGCGGCCACGCCTCGGGCAAGTACCCCCGCCAGAGGTTGACGTGGATGAAGTCCACCACCTTGCCGGCGAACAGCGGGGCGTCGTTGAACAACATCCCGTAAAACACCCGGTCGATGATGTTGCCGAGCGCACCGCCCAGAATGCACGCAATGCTGATGCGGTACGGCTTATACAGGTTTCGGACCCGATACAGATACACCACGATCAGCCCCGTCGCGGCCATGGAAAGAAACGTTACCATGCCTCGAGGACCGAACGTAATGCCGAATGCCATCCCCGGATTTTCCGTGAACGTAAACTTCAACCAGTCCCCCACCAGCGCGATGGACTCGCCCACATACATACTGCGGAGCACCATCTGCTTGGTGATCTGATCGATGACGATGATGCTAAACGTAATCCAGAAAATGTGCATAACGAGAGAACTACCCGCGCCGGCCGGCGGGCCCGGTCAAACGGGTTACTTACGCTGTTTCAGTTTGGCTTCGATGGAAATCTCGGTGTGAGGCACCGCCTCCAACCGCTCCTTTGAAATCGGGTTGCCGGTGATCTTGCAGATCCCGTAAGTTTTGTTTTTGATCCGCTCCAACGCTCGATCCAGATAACTTACGTATTTCTGCTGCCGGGCAATCATGAGGTACAACTTTTCGCGCTCCATGGCATCCGTGCCGGCGTCGGCCATGTGGAAGCTGTACGCGGTGTCGTTCTCGGATTGCTCCCGTGCATCTTGCAATGTCGCGCGCATGCGATCGACATCGTCCATCGCGGACGCACGGCGCTGCATCAGCAGGTCCTCGAAATGCCGGAGATCCTCATCGTTGAGCGCTGATTTTGCAACGATGGGCGTATCTATTTTTTCCATATCCTCCTGACGTTGTGCTGAAACCTGTTCGTTCGCACGTCCGGCGGTAGATCGCTTCATGGTCATAACATTACCATGCATGAACGGTTGTGATGGAATTCGAAGGGCTGACCGATCACTCAAACGTGAGCAGAGCCGTCAGCAGAGCAATCCACACGCGCTCGACGTGTCAGACGCTGGATATTGATCAGCAGGCCACGCGGAAGCGGCGCGCTGGAGCCGGGCGAAGAAACGTCGCGCAGTCACCTCACGATGAGGCCACATCAGGCCATTCGGTCTACTGCGAGGGTGAGTGTCTCCTCTCCTATGGAAAACGACTCCACAAGCACCCCAGCTGGATGAAGTGCCTCTTCCAACGATGCTGCCAGTGTCTCGTTCCGAATCCAGTGCGCCTGCCGGGCGATGGCTTGCGCCAGCCGGCTGGACGCGCTGTACTGAACCTGTATGCGATCCGTCACCTCAAAATCGGCCGCTTTTCGCATATTCTGGATACGGTTCACCGATTCGCGCGCCAGGCCTTCCACCAACAGGTCCTCGGAGATCGCAGTGTCCAGCGCTACGGTCACGCCGTCCTCCTGCTCCACCAACCACCCGTCGATGCCTTCGCTGACGATTTCGATATCCTCTCCTTCGAAAGGAATGGGGCGGCCGCTAATATCGAGAGAAATAGTACCTTCTTCAAGGAATCTTGAAATTTCTTCTTCGTTAAGACTTCGAATCCGTGCTGCGGCCTCCTTCATGTCGCCTCCAAGCCGCTTGCCCAATGCCTTAAAATTGGCCTTTGCCGCCCGTTTGACGACCCGGCTGGACCCGGAGACGTACTCGATCTGCTTGACGTTGACTTCATCCAGGATGATCGCGCGGACACGCTCGACCATCGCTTCAGCCGCCGCGGGCCCGGTGACGACCATGATCCGCGGCAGCGGCTGGCGGACGTTGATGCCGGCCGCGTTGCGCAGCGCGAGCACGATCGAGGAGATCGTCTGCGCCAGCGCCATCCGCTGCTCGAGCCCCTCATCCACCGCGGTCCGCTCTACCTCCGGCAGCAGCGCGAGGTGCACGGACGCCTGCGGGGACCGCCCGGTGGCGTCGTTCAGGGCGCGGTAGAGCCAGTCCCCGAAAAACGGCGCTATGGGGCTCATCAACCTCGCGACGGCCTCGAGGCACTCGTACACGGTCTGATACGCCGCCTGCTTGTCCGCTCCGTCGCCGCTTTCACCGGCCTTAGCGCTCCAGAAACGCCGGCGCGAGCGGCGCACGTACCAGTTGGACAACGCTTCGACGAACCCTTCGATCGCGCGCGCGGCACGGGTCGGGTTGTATTCGGCATAGGCGGCATCGACGGTCGCGATCGTCGTGTTGAGCCGGCTCATCACCCACCGATCCAGCTCGGTCCGCGCCGCCACGGGAATCCGCTCGCCGGCGTATGTGAACCCGTCGATATTGGCGTACGTCGCAAAAAACGCAAATACGTTCTGAAGCGTCCCGAAGAACCGCCGCTGCGCATCGCCCAGCCCCCGCTCGGAGAACTTGAGGTCCTCCCAGGGGGGCGAATTGCTCATCATATACCAGCGTACGGGGTCCGCACCGTGTTTCGCGAGTGCGGCAAACGGATCGACGGCGTTGCCCTTCGTCTTGGACATCTTCTCGCCCTTCTCGTCGAGCAAAAGTCCGTTCACGACGACGTTTTTAAACGCCTTTTCGTCCATCACGAGGGTCGCTATCGCGTGGAGCGTATAAAACCAACCCCGTGTCTGGTCGACCCCCTCGGCGATAAAATCCGCCGGGAAGTTCTGTTCGAACTGTTCCTTGTTTTCAAACGGGTAGTGCCACTGGGCGAAGGGCATGGCGCCGGAATCGAACCAGACGTCGATGAGGTCCGGCACGCGACGCATGGTGCCGCCGTCGGGCGCCGGCCAGGTGAATCGGTCCACAAACGGGCGATGCAGGTCCAGCGCATCGTCCGCCGGCAGCTGGTCGCCGCACTTCGCGCGTAGCTCGGCCACCGAGCCGATGACCTCGATATACGTCGAACCCGGGTAGTCGGACTGCCAGATCGGCAGCGGGGTGCCCCAGTAGCGCCGCCGGCTCAGGGCCCAGTCGACATTGTTCTTCAGCCACTCGCCAAACCGCCCCTCGCCGATCTGCCGCGGTTGCCAGTTAATCTGTTCGTTGAGCTCGATCATCCGCTCTTTCACGGCCGTCGTGCGGATGAACCAGCTCTCGACCGGGTAGCTCATCAGCGGCGTGCCCTTGCGCCAGTCGTGTGGGTAGTTGTGCAGGTAGCTGTCCTGCCGGAACAGTAACCCCTGCTCTTTCAGCTGGCGATTGATGACCTTGTCGGCGTCCTTGAACCACAACCCGGCCACCAGCACGGCGCGCTCGTCGAACACGCCATCCACCGTGACGGGGTTAAACATCGGAAGGCCCTGCTTGCGGCCCACCTCGAAGTCCTCGGCGCCAAACGCTGGCGCCATGTGCACGATGCCAGTGCCATCATCCGTGGACACAAAATCCGCCTCGACGACACGCCAGGCCCGATCGGCGCCTGCCTCTCCCATGAAATAGTCAAACAGCGGCTCATACCGCCGCCCCACCAGCTCGCGGCCGGTGCACGAGGACTCCTCGACATAGCTCTCCGGCAACACGGACGCGCGGGCGCGCGCCACGATCAGGCGCTCCTGGGGCTGGTCCGCCGCGGTCTGCCGGAACGTGACGTATTCGATTTTGGGCCCCACGGCCAGGCCGGCGTTGGAGATCAGCGTCCACGGGGTGGTCGTCCACGCCAGGAAGTAGGTATCCTCGGCCCCAATCTCTTTGAAGCGGACGTAGACGCTGGGGTCCTGCACCTCCTTGTAGCCGAGGCTCACTTCGTGGGACGACAGCACGGTGGTCGATCCCGGGCTATACCACTGGATCTTATACCCCTTGTACAGCAGCCCTTTTTCGTAGATCTGCTTGAGGAGCCACCAGACGGATTCGATGTACTCGTTCTTGAAGGTGACGTAGGGATGATCCAGATCCACCCAGTACCCCATCCGGGTGGTTAGCTCATCCCATTGTGCCTTGTATTTCAGCACACTCTCGCGGCAGGCGACATTGTACTTCTCGATGCCGTACGCCTCCACCTGGTGCCGGCCCTCGAGGCCGAGGGCTTTCTCGACTTCGATCTCGACCGGCAGCCCGTGGGTGTCCCAGCCGGCTTTCCGCTCGACCCGATAGCCCTTCATCGTCTTGTAGCGACAGAACGTGTCCTTAATGGTCCGGGCGAGCACGTGGTGAATGCCCGGCCGGCCGTTTGCCGTCGGAGGGCCCTCGTAGAAGGTGAAGGTCGGCGCATCGCGCCGCGCCGCGATGCTGCGCGCAAATAGCTGCTCCCGCTCCCAAAGCGCCAACATCTCCAGCTCCAGCGCAGGCTGATCGTACTGCTTTTCCTCTTTAAACATGGGCATCAACTACCGAAATGCAAGCGCCCTTTTTGAGCGCCTTTTTGAAAAGTCGGGGTGATACGTTGGGTTCAACGCATATGTTCGATGAAAGCGTTCGATCCAGAACCCGCTTCAGGCCTCCGGACGCCATCAAAAAAGTTCTTGCCTGGCCTTTCTGCGGGGGCCTTTAGCGAGACGACTGCTAGAACATCACCTCTACGCTCCACAGCCTCCTCTGGAGCCAGGAAACCCCTTTGTTTTCGTTCCTCTGTCTACGAAGCGAATTGCCTTCCATGCCGTTACGCGTCTATCGCCCGGCGCCAGTCGTACCGACCGCGCTCCTGTGTTTCCTTGTCCTCTTTATTGCCCTCCCGGCTGCGCGCGCGCAGGAATCGACGGGTGCGTGGTCTACGGTGAATACAACGAATTCCCCCACCGAGCGCCACGAAAACGCCTTTGCCGAGGTCAATGGCAAGCTGTATTTGATCGGGGGCCGCGGAGTCAAACGGGTCCAGATTTTTAATCCAGCGACGAATGTATGGACCGATGGCGCCAATCCGCCCTTCCAGATGCATCATTTCCAGGCCGTGGTTCGGGGTGATCTCATCTACATCGTGGGCGCCTACACGGGGACGTGCTGCGATAGCGAATATGGAGTGGATCATGTCTATTACTACAACACGGCGAATAATACCTGGAACGAAAGCCACGAAGTGCCGGCTAACCGCCGCCGCGGCTCGGCCGGCGCCGTACTCCACAACGACAAGATATATCTCGTCGGCGGCATCGAAGGCGGCCACGGCTCGCCGGCCTCCGGCTACACCTGGTTCGACGAATACGACCCGGTGACGGGCCAGTGGAAGGTCCTGCCCGACGCTCCGCGCAAACGGGACCATGCCCATGCGGTCGTTTATAACAACAAGCTGTATCTCACCGGCGGCCGCGACACCAGCAACCCGAAATTCACCTCGGCGAACATCGGGGAAGTCGACATCTACAACTTCGCGACGGGCACCTGGTCCACGCTTTCGACTTCCCACAACCTGCCCACGCTGCGCGGCGGCACGACCTCCGTGCTGTACAACGGGGAGATTCTGGTGATGGGTGGCGAATCGTCGAAACAGACGCTGGCGCACGACGAAACGGAGGCGTTCGATCCGGTGGCCCAAATCTGGCGCACGCTCGCGCCGCTGAACGTCGGCCGGCACGGCACCCAGGCGGTCGTCTTCGACAACGCCGTGTTTATCGCCGCCGGCTCGGCGCAACAGGGCGGCGCGCCGGAGTTGGACTCCATCGAGCGGTTTGACAACGCATCGACGAACACGACGACCGTGGAGCTGTCCCTTCGCTCGGGATGGAACCTCATGGGGCTCCCGCTCGACCCTGTCGATCGCTCATCTGACGCCGTATTCGCGGACGTGGCGCTGAGCGATGTCCCCATGACCTGGGGTGATGCGGAGGCCTACATCGGCCACCCCGAGTTGTCGGTCGGGACGGCCTATTGGGTCCACGTGGACGGCCCGGCTCAGACGCAAAACGTCTCCGGCCAACCGATCGACGCCATCCAGATCCCGCTGGAGTCCGGCTGGAATATGATCGCGGGCCCCACATGCGACGATGTCGTCCTGCGCGGCATCAGCACGGACCCGGTCGCCTCGATCGTCACCGAGACGTTGTATGGGTGGGACGATGTGTATACGCCGGCGTATACGACGACTTTCCCGCGCGGACGACTCGACCAGGGCGTCGGGTACTGGGTGTTCGCCAACAAGGATGCGTTGCTGACGCTCGATTGTGGAACGGGCAAGATGGCCGAAGAGGCGCCGGCCGTAGCTGAAGATCTCGACGCCTTCCACCATCTCGACATCACCGATGCCGGCGGCCGGAACGGCCGGCTCTTTTTCGGAGCCGTGCTGGCTACGCACGATGCGGCAGATTCGTATCGCCTCCCGCCCCGCCCCGACGCCAGGCATTTCGACGTCCGATTCAGCACCAACAGCCGCCTGGTCGAAACGCCGGAGGCTGTGGTCCGCATCCAGTCGAGCCAGCGCCCCTTCCAGGTACGCGTCGACGCTCCCGTTAGCACGAACGCCCGGTACCGGGTGGAGGCGCTGGTGGCGGGGCAGGCCGTCGGCACGTACGCGATGCAGGCCGGGGAAGGTATCCAGATCGACAATCCCTACGTCAGTTCCCTTCGCATCGCGCTGGCAGACGCCCCCGAGGCATTACACGAGTCGGCCCTGCCCGAAATGGCTCTTCGTGTCGCCGGCAGTTATCCGAATCCGTTCGCCGATCATACGACCCTGCGGTACGACCTCCACGCCGAGGCCCACGTCCGCATCGAAATTTTCGACGCCCTTGGCCGCCGGGTACACACGATCGAACGTCAGGATGCCGCCGGTGCCGGCCACGAGGCCACGATCGAGAGCGCCAGCTGGCCGGCCGGCCTGTACCTCTACCGGATCGAAGCCGCCTCCGCCGATGGCGTCGCGACCCGGACGGGCCGACTGCTCCTATCCCGCTGACCCGGGACATCAGCCTCAATCGATCCCCAGTTCGAAGCGGCCGCGCAGTTCCTGCACGTACAACCCCACCTCGTTGCGCAGTTCGAATACGCGTTCGTAAAGGACGTTGTACGCCGGCGTGGCCATGTATGGGGCGGATCGCAGTCCGGGCAACAGCTCGAGCGCCGCATTGGCACACTGGAGGGCGCGTTTGGTGCAGGCGATGTATCCGCCGATGTGATCGCGATCCATCCCCAGTCCGTGCCCACGTGCAATATTAGCCGGGATCTGGAGCGTATTGGCGCAGAAATGTACGAATGTAGAGTCCTTCTGATCACCCGGAATACCATCGGACCAGGCCAACACCCGGTTGGCGAGTTTGTATGCGTGCTGATAAACGGGCAGTGCCAGGAGGTCGTCTAATGTCGGCGCGTCGTCGTCCTCATCCCCCTCCTCGAACGAGATGGGATGGCCCGAGCTACGATTCACCCGCTCGTCGTCGTTGCGTAGAAACGCCTCCCACGCATGTTCGTCCCAGATGTCGTCTTCAGGCATCGTCTCACCTCGGGTCGAATAATAGCCCGCCGGCGCT
Above is a window of Rhodothermales bacterium DNA encoding:
- a CDS encoding L,D-transpeptidase, translated to MYVYRTLLALVLLAASAGPSFAQSYISQEALATILNNQHGVLEEAPEVYYNYFTLYNSRDNNVMARNTFFKVLGDGDLDVGKERSKLIELLNRKLVANLSIGDTLIVPTAYDLDFRAYSPFPLFYPGAQEFDKLFIIEKTIQAFAAYDHGKLMRWGIVNTGSEESRTPNGRYNFNWKSEYRISSLSPPGEDWEMYWVFNFHEARGIHIHQYPMPSGGPTSHGCVRLVDADAEWMYNWGEGWQTGRGPGFSTGQRNVIKPGTTVLVIGEDPPVHPEPFAYEKRFPVLKRLMLPAHPFDIPPGTNQQEYFDRVRLASLDQ
- the lepB gene encoding signal peptidase I; this translates as MDRQDPTSVAPLAGAYANPPIEEAHTATWRERRNILWEWVGAVALALIAALLIRALLFEAFRIPSESMENTLQVGDFVLVSKLHYGARLPVTLGLPFTRLFLERLELPYLRIPGFTGVRRGDVIVFNVPTESAPLDRKTHYIKRVIGLPGDTLSIIDKIPYAGQTALPMTDAMKQRWRAFPAAGEVLQIERLTEAGVVQITLPQRRDDPVDFEATVDVARQVAEWPEVGEVKALVRSGGHAARTFPSGHTFSPDNYGPLPIPAAGDTVVLSDENWAVYEAIITRYEGHDAHRLGENQFEIDGRPAATYVVEQDYYFVMGDNRDSSLDSRTWGFVPDDHVVGKAVLIYFSWDPHQKRARADRIPLRIH
- the lepA gene encoding translation elongation factor 4 encodes the protein MTGYQDRIRNFCIIAHIDHGKSTLADRLLELTGTLSSRELQNQVLDSMDLERERGITIKSHAIRMKYQADDGHEYILNLIDTPGHVDFTYEVSRALKACEGAILVVDAAQGIEAQTISNMYLALEAGLEIIPVMNKVDLPSARPELIAQTIEQLIGEPAEEILSISAKTGVGVAAVLEAIVRRVPPPKGDPNGQLRALIFDSVFNQYRGAVVYVRVFEGTLTKRERMRFMSNYKEYDAEEIGILRLNMEPTEQLRAGEVGYVIGSVKDVRDTRVGDTITSARNPAEVPIKGFMESKPMVFSGLYPTESEKFEDLRSSLEKLQLNDASLTYEPESSSALGFGFRVGFLGLLHMEIIQERLDREFGLDIITTVPNVKYEAEMLDKSILVIDNPSDLPAPSTFIELREPYVKAQIITPIEYIGGLMQLCQDRRGIYINTQYLDTERVDLHYELPLAEIIFDFYDKLKSITRGYASFDYEVLDYRQSELVKLDVMINGDPVDTLSTIVHRDKAYEIGRKLTKKLRELIPRQMFEVAIQAGIGSRIIARETVKAMRKDVTAKCYGGDISRKRKLLEKQKEGKKRMKQVGRVDVPQEAFLAVLAIED
- the lspA gene encoding signal peptidase II — protein: MHIFWITFSIIVIDQITKQMVLRSMYVGESIALVGDWLKFTFTENPGMAFGITFGPRGMVTFLSMAATGLIVVYLYRVRNLYKPYRISIACILGGALGNIIDRVFYGMLFNDAPLFAGKVVDFIHVNLWRGYLPEAWPLVGGKYTALFPIWNVADMAIVLGVVGILFFQGAFQEELMREQQKSDVEDADVTEAGASEGADLAAPEKAARPEGSSQE
- the lepB gene encoding signal peptidase I translates to MKTSSMSQDKRRRDRQKTRDKGRSAAETGRDAEGSGRPAQKGKLREWGEALLFAVIVMLIVRTFIFDLFRIPTPSMEKSLLVGDYLFVSKLHYGTRTPLTLGVPFTQIYMPGVEFPDFRFPGFTEVKRGDAVVFNYPVEDKPIDRKTHYIKRVIGLPGESIEVRDKIVYIDGEAQAFAEGMQRLWNVYKTDPRVHLSASRLSAIGVDTVSATIDPQLVRVVATEQAIDQIRTWPYIDRVEPYLAPLNAGYSGVMYPPGRGYTPDQFGALTIPGAGMTVELTPESWPVYEPVIRRYEHHAVRVTPEGTFVIDGQPATTYTFAQNYYFVMGDNRDNSEDSRFWGFVPMDHVVGKALLVYYSWDANAFLPRFRRFFKIIH